Proteins encoded together in one Chelonoidis abingdonii isolate Lonesome George chromosome 1, CheloAbing_2.0, whole genome shotgun sequence window:
- the LOC116834988 gene encoding histone H3 — MARTKQTARKSTGGKAPRKQLATKAARKSAPATGGVKKPHRYRPGTVALREIRRYQKSTELLIRKLPFQRLVREIAQDFKTDLRFQSSAVMALQEASEAYLVGLFEDTNLCAIHAKRVTIMPKDIQLARRIRGERA, encoded by the coding sequence ATGGCCAGGACCAAGCAGACCGCCCGTAAATCCACCGGTGGCAAAGCCCCTCGTAAGCAGCTGGCCACTAAAGCTGCCCGGAAGAGCGCTCCTGCCACTGGGGGAGTGAAGAAGCCTCATCGTTATCGCCCTGGCACTGTGGCCCTGCGAGAGATCCGCCGCTACCAGAAATCTACTGAGCTGCTCATTCGCAAGCTgcccttccagcgcctggtgcgTGAAATCGCCCAGGACTTCAAGACTGACTTGCGCTTCCAGAGCTCGGCCGTTATGGCCCTACAGGAGGCGAGCGAAGCCTACTTGGTGGGGCTCTTTGAGGATACCAATCTGTGCGCTATTCATGCCAAGAGAGTCACCATCATGCCGAAGGACATCCAGTTAGCCCGGCGTATTCGAGGCGAGAGAGCTTAA
- the LOC116834994 gene encoding histone H2A.J-like yields the protein MSGRGKQGGKVRAKAKSRSSRAGLQFPVGRVHRLLRKGNYAERVGAGAPVYMAAVLEYLTAEILELAGNAARDNKKTRIIPRHLQLAIRNDEELNKLLGKVTIAQGGVLPNIQAVLLPKKTESHKAKSN from the coding sequence ATGTCAGGCCGAGGCAAGCAGGGAGGTAAAGTGCGAGCTAAGGCGAAGTCTCGCTCCTCGCGGGCTGGGCTGCAGTTTCCGGTGGGCCGTGTGCACCGGCTGCTCCGCAAAGGTAATTACGCTGAGCGGGTGGGGGCTGGAGCTCCGGTCTATATGGCAGCGGTGCTGGAGTATTTAACCGCTGAAATTCTGGAGTTGGCTGGCAATGCGGCGCGGGATAATAAGAAAACCAGGATCATCCCCCGTCACCTGCAGCTAGCTATCCGTAACGATGAAGAGCTCAACAAGCTACTGGGAAAAGTGACGatcgctcaggggggtgtcttGCCCAACATCCAGGCTGTGCTGCTGCCCAAGAAAACCGAGAGCCATAAGGCCAAGAGCAACTAA
- the LOC116835000 gene encoding histone H2B 1/2/3/4/6 has product MPEPAKSAPAPKKGSKKAVTKVQKKGDKKRKKSRKESYSIYVYKVLKQVHPDTGISSKAMGIMNSFVNDIFERIAGEASRLAHYNKRSTITSREIQTAVRLLLPGELAKHAVSEGTKAVTKYTSAK; this is encoded by the coding sequence ATGCCTGAACCAGCAAAATCTGCTCCCGCTCCTAAGAAAGGATCTAAGAAAGCTGTGACTAAGGTTCAAAAAAAGGGGGATAAGAAACGTaagaaaagcaggaaagaaagTTATTCTATCTATGTCTATAAAGTGCTGAAACAAGTTCATCCGGATACTGGCATTTCCTCGAAGGCAATGGGTATAATGAACTCGTTTGTAAATGACATCTTCGAGCGCATCGCTGGGGAAGCGTCTCGCCTGGCGCATTACAACAAGCGTTCAACTATCACTTCACGGGAGATCCAGACGGCTGTAAGACTGCTGCTGCCGGGGGAACTAGCCAAACATGCTGTGTCTGAGGGCACTAAGGCTGTCACCAAATACACCAGCGCTAAGTAA
- the LOC116834985 gene encoding histone H1.01-like, which produces MSETAPAAAVTTAAAAAPIPVSKVQAKKTKKAAEGSKVRKAAGPSVTELITKAVSASKERKGVSLAALKKSLAAGGYDVEKNNSRIKLGLKSLVNKGTLVHTKGVGASGSFKFSKKPDETKEKAPKKKTAAKPKKPAAKKPASAAKKPKKAAVVKKNPKKAKKPAAAAKKTAKSPKKVKVGKPKKAVKSPAKAKAVKPKAVKVKPTKPKTVKAKRAAPKKK; this is translated from the coding sequence ATGTCTGAAACTGCGCCTGCTGCTGCAGTGACAacggctgctgctgcagctcctatTCCAGTTTCAAAGGTTCAAGCTAAAAAGACGAAGAAGGCGGCCGAAGGCTCCAAAGTCCGGAAGGCCGCGGGTCCCAGCGTGACCGAGCTGATTACCAAGGCTGTGTCCGCTTCTAAGGAGCGCAAGGGGGTCTCGTTGGCCGCTCTTAAGAAGTCTCTGGCCGCCGGAGGGTACGATGTGGAGAAGAACAACAGCCGCATCAAGCTAGGGCTCAAAAGCCTGGTGAATAAGGGCACCTTAGTTCATACTAAGGGTGTCGGTGCTTCGGGCTCGTTTAAGTTTAGCAAGAAACCAGATGAGACCAAGGAAAAAGCTCCCAAGAAGAAGACAGCGGCAAAGCCTAAGAAACCAGCTGCCAAGAAGCCCGCCAGCGCCGCCAAGAAACCCAAAAAGGCTGCGGTGGTGAAAAAGAACCCGAAAAAAGCCAAGAAACCAGCTGCAGCGGCCAAAAAAACGGCCAAGAGCCCGAAAAAGGTTAAAGTGGGCAAGCCTAAGAAGGCAGTTAAGAGCCCGGCTAAGGCCAAAGCGGTGAAGCCCAAGGCGGTCAAGGTCAAGCCGACGAAACCCAAAACAGTGAAGGCGAAGAGGGCCGCGCCTAAAAAGAAGTGA
- the LOC116834989 gene encoding histone H3-like — translation MARTKQTARKSTGGKAPRKQLATKAARKSAPATGGVKKPHRYRPGTVALREIRRYQKSTELLIRKLPFQRLVREIAQDFKTDLRFQSSAVMALQEASEAYLVGLFDDTNLCAIHAKRVTIMPKDIQLARRIRGERA, via the coding sequence ATGGCCAGAACCAAGCAGACCGCCCGTAAGTCTACCGGTGGCAAAGCCCCACGTAAACAACTGGCTACTAAAGCTGCCCGGAAGAGCGCTCCTGCCACTGGGGGAGTGAAGAAGCCTCATCGTTACCGTCCCGGCACTGTTGCTCTGCGAGAGATCCGCCGCTACCAGAAATCCACTGAGCTGCTTATCCGCAAGCTgcccttccagcgcctggtgcgTGAAATCGCCCAGGACTTCAAGACCGACTTGCGCTTCCAGAGCTCGGCCGTTATGGCCCTGCAGGAGGCTAGCGAAGCCTATTTGGTGGGGCTCTTTGATGACACTAACCTGTGCGCTATTCACGCCAAGAGAGTTACCATCATGCCCAAGGACATCCAGTTAGCCCGGCGTATCCGTGGAGAGAGGGCTTAA
- the LOC116834998 gene encoding histone H2B 8: protein MPEPAKSAPAPKKGSKKAVTKTQKKGDKKRRKTRKESYSIYVYKVLKQVHPDTGISSKAMGIMNSFVNDIFERIAGEASRLAHYNKRSTITSREIQTAVRLLLPGELAKHAVSEGTKAVTKYTSSK, encoded by the coding sequence ATGCCTGAACCAGCAAAATCTGCTCCCGCTCCCAAGAAGGGCTCTAAAAAAGCTGTGACTAAGACTCAGAAGAAGGGCGATAAGAAGCGTAGAAAGACTAGGAAAGAGAGTTATTCTATATACGTGTACAAAGTGCTGAAACAAGTTCACCCGGACACCGGTATTTCCTCTAAGGCCATGGGGATCATGAACTCCTTTGTGAACGACATCTTCGAGCGCATCGCTGGGGAAGCGTCTCGCCTGGCGCATTATAACAAGCGTTCAACCATCACATCCCGGGAGATCCAGACCGCTGTGCGCCTGCTTCTGCCGGGGGAGCTGGCCAAACATGCTGTGTCTGAGGGCACTAAGGCCGTCACCAAGTACACCAGCTCCAAGTAA